The DNA window TTGCGCAATTCACGATACATGATAAAGTCGCCAAAAGCTCCTGCAGTAAGCATAGCGCCTAATAAAACGAGAACCTGGCTATCAAACAAAAATCCTATCACCGTAGGAAGAAAAGCAGTCGTCCAAAAAGGAAGCAGTAATGCTTTCTTCATGGCATGGTTTTGAACGGGTTTAGTCGTAGTAGCGTAAGCAATACCCAGTTTCAAATTGACACCATAATTCAACGAAGAAATTGGAACTTTTCCAAACAGTACAAAACCAATCAAATGAAAAAGCTCATGCACGACAATTAAAACCACATAGCCGAGTAGAAATGACAAAATGGCAGTCAATGAAAAACGAAACGATAAAGATTCATTGAAGAAATGATAAGCAGCTGCAAATGCAAACAACAAGATTACATTGAATCCAAGTGCTTTTGGCGCGATCTCGTCCATTTTCAATTCGATAATATGGCTAGGGGGCATCGTTTCACATCCTTTAACAGTCTATGCAGAAAAGTATAGATGATTTCAAATGGAAAATCATGCTTGCGGGAGCTTTGTAGTTATGATACAATACTGTGATGTGAGTAATATTTATGAATTGCTTGCTCCTTGCCCGCTGGATACAGCAGGGCCCAAGTCCATGAGGAGGTGACAACACGATGAGAGAATATGAATTAATGTATATCATTCAGCCTGCAATTGAAGAGGAAGCGAAAAAAGCTCTAGTTGAGCGTTTTAACGACATCCTTACTTCTAACGGCGCTGAAATCATCGAGTCGAAAGAGTGGGGTAAACGTCGTTTAGCTTATGAAATCAACGATTTGCGTGAAGGTTTCTACCAGATCGTTAAAATCAATTCTGGTTCTGAAGCTATCAACGAATACACACGTCTTGCGAACATTAACGAAGACATTATTCGTCATATCGCTGTACGCAAAGACGCGTAAACAGGATACTGGCACTGAAATTTTTTTGACTTGAAGGAGGTTGAATTCTGATGATTAACCGAGTTGTTTTAGTCGGAAGACTGACAAAAGATCCAGACCTTCGTTACACACCAAGCGGCGCGGCAGTTGCTCGTTTTACACTTGCTGTAAATCGGACTTTCTCCAACGCTCAAGGTGAACGCGAAACTGATTTCATTAATTGTACTGTTTGGCGCAAACAAGCTGAAAATACAGCGAACTTCCTGAAAAAAGGAAGCTTGGCTGGTGTTGAAGGCCGCATCCAGACTGGTAGCTACGAGGGACAAGACGGGAAACGCGTCTATACAACAGAAGTAGTAGCGGACAGTGTTCAATTCCTTGAACCGAAAAGCGCTAATACGGATCGTTCACAAGGGCAGCAGCCTTCCTATCAACAGAACCAATCACCGAGCCCAAGTCAGCAAAACCATACTCGTGTAGATGAAGATCCATTCTCAAGCGGTAGCGGTCCGATCGAAGTATCAGATGACGATTTACCGTTCTAAGATGGACTGGAACTGACGATTAACTATTAAGTAAAGGAGGTAATTCGATATGGCACCACGTCGCGGAGGAAAAAAACG is part of the Planococcus kocurii genome and encodes:
- a CDS encoding DUF3267 domain-containing protein, with product MPPSHIIELKMDEIAPKALGFNVILLFAFAAAYHFFNESLSFRFSLTAILSFLLGYVVLIVVHELFHLIGFVLFGKVPISSLNYGVNLKLGIAYATTTKPVQNHAMKKALLLPFWTTAFLPTVIGFLFDSQVLVLLGAMLTAGAFGDFIMYRELRKEKSAAWVVDDPSLPRLHIYNQYPKNDSTD
- the rpsF gene encoding 30S ribosomal protein S6; the encoded protein is MREYELMYIIQPAIEEEAKKALVERFNDILTSNGAEIIESKEWGKRRLAYEINDLREGFYQIVKINSGSEAINEYTRLANINEDIIRHIAVRKDA
- the ssb gene encoding single-stranded DNA-binding protein, whose amino-acid sequence is MINRVVLVGRLTKDPDLRYTPSGAAVARFTLAVNRTFSNAQGERETDFINCTVWRKQAENTANFLKKGSLAGVEGRIQTGSYEGQDGKRVYTTEVVADSVQFLEPKSANTDRSQGQQPSYQQNQSPSPSQQNHTRVDEDPFSSGSGPIEVSDDDLPF